A genomic segment from Thermostichus lividus PCC 6715 encodes:
- the phoU gene encoding phosphate signaling complex protein PhoU: protein MAPFFERQLQRLRTDLLRLGALVETTCQLSYGVLIEGNLTAIDLLLRREQEVDRQYHQLTQDAIEILTLHAPVAKDLRFLASLLHLSRDLERISDYAVEIATAAQRLFAYPATPAVLAEVKAMFERSLLLVSESLSAVADLDVELAAAIALHDDAVDADYRRIYSRLCSPLAEAELVEPRLLLLVVIRNLERMGDHATKIGERVCFIVNGYPH from the coding sequence GTGGCTCCTTTTTTTGAACGCCAGCTTCAACGCCTACGCACCGATCTATTGCGATTGGGGGCACTGGTGGAGACCACCTGTCAACTCTCCTACGGGGTGTTAATTGAAGGGAACCTGACCGCCATTGATCTGCTGCTGCGGCGAGAACAGGAAGTGGATCGCCAGTATCACCAACTGACCCAAGATGCCATTGAAATTTTGACCCTGCACGCCCCAGTGGCCAAGGATCTGCGCTTTTTAGCCAGCTTACTGCACCTCAGTCGGGATTTAGAGCGCATTAGCGACTATGCTGTGGAAATTGCCACCGCTGCTCAGCGCCTCTTTGCCTATCCTGCAACGCCCGCCGTGTTGGCTGAGGTAAAAGCGATGTTTGAGCGATCGCTATTGCTAGTGTCCGAAAGTTTATCTGCTGTTGCGGATCTGGATGTGGAGTTGGCTGCGGCCATTGCCCTCCATGATGATGCGGTGGATGCAGACTACAGGCGCATTTATAGTCGCCTTTGTAGCCCCCTAGCCGAGGCTGAACTGGTGGAGCCACGCCTGTTACTGTTAGTGGTGATTCGCAACCTAGAGCGCATGGGAGACCATGCCACGAAAATTGGCGAGCGAGTTTGCTTTATTGTCAACGGCTACCCCCACTGA
- a CDS encoding cation diffusion facilitator family transporter, giving the protein MMRDQRHNVQRVLWLTLILNIVVTLVKALVGVLSHSLSLQADALHSFTDGMSNVLGLVAMHWANPHPDREHPYGHQKFEALGALGIAAFLGMACFEILQSAVERLLHQATTIALGAAELWLMIGVLGINIGVTLYEHHMGRKLNSPVLLADAKHTLSDVWVTIAVLLGLIGVWSLNWYWLDVALAFPVAALVFWSAWSVLKTNIPWLVDAAAIAPEAIYTIVMAIPGVINCHDISSRGVVGRQLFIEMHLIVETEDVTAAHGITEEVEAALQAHYGPARIVIHVEPQDYQSSQITFS; this is encoded by the coding sequence ATGATGCGTGATCAGCGACACAACGTTCAGCGGGTACTCTGGCTAACACTCATTCTGAATATTGTTGTTACGCTGGTGAAAGCGCTCGTTGGGGTGCTAAGTCACTCTCTGAGTTTGCAGGCGGATGCGCTCCACAGTTTTACCGATGGCATGAGTAATGTCTTGGGGTTGGTGGCCATGCACTGGGCCAATCCCCACCCCGATCGCGAGCATCCCTATGGACATCAAAAGTTTGAAGCATTAGGGGCGCTGGGAATTGCTGCCTTTTTGGGAATGGCCTGCTTTGAAATTCTACAGAGTGCAGTGGAGCGGCTGCTACATCAGGCAACAACGATTGCCCTTGGGGCAGCAGAGCTATGGTTGATGATTGGGGTGTTGGGCATCAATATTGGGGTCACCCTTTACGAGCACCACATGGGGCGCAAGCTGAATAGCCCAGTCTTGCTGGCAGACGCGAAGCACACCCTCAGCGATGTCTGGGTCACCATTGCTGTGCTCCTAGGGCTGATCGGGGTCTGGAGCTTAAACTGGTACTGGTTAGACGTGGCGTTAGCCTTTCCGGTGGCGGCCTTGGTGTTTTGGAGTGCATGGTCGGTGCTGAAAACCAACATTCCGTGGCTGGTGGATGCAGCGGCGATCGCCCCGGAGGCCATTTACACCATTGTCATGGCTATCCCTGGAGTGATCAACTGCCATGACATTAGTTCGCGGGGGGTGGTTGGCCGACAATTATTCATTGAAATGCACCTGATTGTTGAAACGGAGGATGTCACCGCGGCCCATGGGATTACCGAAGAGGTAGAGGCTGCCCTACAAGCACATTATGGCCCTGCACGCATCGTCATCCATGTGGAACCTCAAGATTACCAGTCGAGCCAGATAACGTTTTCTTAA
- the ctpC gene encoding carboxyl-terminal processing protease CtpC — protein sequence MGITHRTLVVSTTVVMTALVAVTGAGLHWSRSLASFRQSPKELVDEVWQVIDREYVDATFNGNDWRAVRREFLSRNYSNTEDAYKAAREMLEKLNDPYTRFMDPEQFKSMQIETSGELTGVGITITQDEKTKEITVVSPIEGSPAAEIGLMAKDVILRIDGKSTKGMDINQAVSMIRGPVNTKVRLTIQRGGQVMNFEVTRARIEIHPVRYSVRQTPQGPVGYIRLVTFSSNAAAEMRSAIRDLEKQGVQGYVLDVRSNPGGLLFASAEIARMFLQQGDIVSTVNRQGEADRLRAGRGFLTNKPMVVLIDGGSASASEILAGALQDNNRAVLIGTKTFGKGLVQSVQPVGEGSGIAVTIAKYFTPSGRDINKKGIEPDIEVKLTEQQREQLTREDIATDKDPQFMRAIAVLNERILAEQQRSAQSVQPSRALR from the coding sequence ATGGGAATCACACACCGCACATTAGTTGTTAGCACGACCGTTGTGATGACAGCCTTAGTGGCCGTTACAGGTGCGGGGTTACACTGGTCGAGAAGTTTAGCTAGCTTTCGGCAAAGCCCTAAGGAACTCGTCGATGAAGTGTGGCAAGTGATTGACCGCGAGTATGTGGATGCCACCTTTAACGGCAATGACTGGCGGGCGGTGCGCCGAGAGTTCTTATCTCGTAACTATAGCAATACTGAGGACGCCTATAAAGCGGCTCGGGAAATGCTCGAAAAGCTCAACGATCCCTATACTCGCTTCATGGATCCTGAGCAATTTAAGTCGATGCAAATTGAAACCTCCGGGGAGCTAACGGGCGTCGGTATTACCATTACCCAAGATGAGAAAACCAAGGAAATTACGGTTGTTTCCCCCATTGAGGGCAGCCCTGCTGCTGAAATTGGCTTAATGGCCAAGGATGTGATTCTGCGGATTGATGGTAAGTCCACAAAAGGCATGGATATTAACCAAGCTGTCAGCATGATCCGGGGGCCGGTGAACACGAAAGTCCGGCTAACTATTCAGCGAGGCGGTCAAGTCATGAACTTTGAAGTGACCCGCGCCCGCATTGAAATTCACCCCGTGCGCTACAGTGTGCGGCAAACCCCCCAAGGTCCTGTTGGCTACATTCGCCTTGTTACCTTTAGCTCTAATGCAGCGGCGGAAATGCGCAGTGCCATCCGTGACTTAGAGAAGCAGGGTGTACAGGGCTACGTTTTGGATGTGCGCTCGAATCCGGGGGGGTTACTGTTTGCCAGTGCCGAAATTGCGCGGATGTTTTTACAGCAGGGGGATATTGTCTCCACTGTGAATCGCCAAGGGGAAGCCGATCGCCTGCGAGCGGGGCGAGGGTTTCTCACCAACAAGCCCATGGTCGTGCTGATTGACGGTGGGTCTGCCAGTGCCAGCGAAATTTTGGCCGGGGCGCTCCAGGACAATAACCGTGCGGTCTTAATTGGGACGAAGACCTTTGGCAAGGGCTTAGTACAGTCGGTGCAACCGGTAGGTGAAGGATCGGGGATTGCCGTGACGATCGCGAAGTACTTTACCCCCAGTGGCCGCGACATTAATAAGAAAGGGATTGAGCCGGATATTGAAGTGAAACTGACTGAGCAGCAGCGGGAGCAACTGACCCGGGAGGATATTGCGACGGATAAAGACCCCCAATTCATGCGGGCGATCGCCGTTCTCAATGAGCGCATTTTAGCTGAGCAGCAGCGCAGCGCTCAGTCGGTGCAGCCTTCCCGCGCTCTTCGCTAA
- a CDS encoding phosphotransacetylase family protein, giving the protein MPKHLLIASMVAYSGKSATILGLAKLLRDRHFNVGYGKPLGTFQPNADTEDTEADVWFVQHTLNLPTVRPTLLTLTPETIEARLTGRDQTDYRQALTAYQNDNSEDVVLLEGPATLAEGRLFDLGMGEMAQVLDAPILLVVRYDSPLVVESILLAKSELGDRLLGVIINDIPDAEREPLKAICDYLEAQQVPVFGLLPRSQLLRSVSVRELVRQLGAEVLCRPDRLDLLVEELTIGAMNVSAALKYFRKGNNMAVITGGDRTDIQWAALETSTHCLILTGHLPPSPAILARAEELEIPILSVDLDTLTAVEIVDRAFGQVRLHEVAKVKFIEQLMQEHVDGDRLLRSLKLPERLAL; this is encoded by the coding sequence GTGCCGAAACATCTGCTCATCGCGTCCATGGTGGCTTACAGCGGTAAGTCTGCAACGATTTTGGGTTTGGCAAAGCTACTGCGCGATCGCCACTTCAATGTTGGCTACGGCAAGCCCTTAGGCACCTTTCAACCCAACGCTGATACTGAGGACACGGAAGCGGATGTGTGGTTTGTGCAGCATACCCTTAATCTGCCAACGGTGCGGCCAACCCTGCTCACCTTGACCCCTGAGACGATTGAAGCGCGACTGACTGGCCGAGATCAAACTGACTATCGGCAGGCACTCACCGCCTACCAAAACGACAATAGTGAAGACGTTGTGCTGCTGGAGGGGCCAGCCACCCTAGCCGAAGGTCGCCTATTTGATCTAGGGATGGGGGAAATGGCGCAGGTGCTAGATGCGCCCATTCTCTTAGTTGTCCGCTACGACTCCCCCTTAGTGGTGGAGTCAATTTTATTGGCTAAGTCGGAACTGGGCGATCGCCTGCTAGGGGTGATTATTAACGATATCCCCGATGCGGAGCGCGAACCCCTTAAGGCCATTTGTGACTACCTTGAAGCACAGCAGGTACCGGTGTTTGGGTTGTTACCCCGCAGTCAGTTACTCCGCAGTGTCAGTGTTCGTGAGTTGGTGCGGCAGTTGGGGGCAGAGGTGTTGTGTCGCCCCGATCGCCTTGACCTGCTTGTGGAAGAGTTGACCATTGGTGCCATGAATGTAAGTGCAGCGTTGAAATACTTCCGCAAGGGGAACAACATGGCGGTGATTACGGGGGGCGATCGCACCGATATTCAGTGGGCGGCACTGGAAACCTCCACCCATTGTCTTATTCTCACCGGGCACCTGCCACCGTCGCCGGCCATTCTGGCCCGTGCTGAAGAGTTAGAAATTCCGATCCTATCGGTGGACTTAGACACCCTCACAGCGGTGGAAATTGTAGATCGCGCCTTTGGCCAAGTGCGACTGCACGAGGTAGCTAAGGTGAAGTTTATCGAGCAACTGATGCAAGAGCATGTGGATGGCGATCGCCTCTTGCGCTCCCTAAAACTGCCAGAACGGCTTGCCCTCTAG
- the ebsA gene encoding type IV pilus biogenesis protein EbsA, which translates to MTALDQLQPANPREVNIFAPYMRNEKRVLLPLGIALYRQGRLEGQRGIEGGDNVDFVASWTIANLPADLSRCTVMFDNSVDLQYEISITTFELVDHLIDVIINYKKHRIADFSKGFYRKLLRLE; encoded by the coding sequence ATGACCGCTTTGGATCAGCTTCAGCCTGCCAACCCTCGGGAGGTGAATATTTTTGCCCCCTATATGCGCAATGAGAAACGGGTGCTCCTTCCCCTTGGTATTGCTCTTTACCGACAGGGAAGGCTGGAGGGGCAGCGCGGGATTGAAGGGGGTGACAACGTTGATTTTGTAGCCTCATGGACCATTGCCAATCTGCCGGCCGATCTGTCGCGCTGTACAGTCATGTTTGATAATTCTGTTGATCTCCAGTACGAAATTTCGATTACGACCTTTGAGTTGGTCGATCACCTCATTGATGTGATTATTAACTACAAAAAGCATCGTATTGCTGATTTTTCTAAGGGGTTTTACCGTAAGCTACTGCGACTTGAGTAA
- a CDS encoding DUF760 domain-containing protein → MVFDPGHADFHGSFTEDGQPNLLLKYLQRQSPEVLTRIARSVSPEIRQIISQNVQGLVGGLPSEDFNVQIATDRDNLAGLLASAMMTGYFLRQMEQRMELEMSLDDLV, encoded by the coding sequence ATGGTTTTTGATCCCGGACATGCTGATTTTCACGGTTCCTTTACTGAGGATGGGCAGCCGAACCTGCTCTTAAAGTATCTACAACGTCAATCGCCGGAAGTACTAACGCGCATTGCCCGCTCCGTGAGTCCTGAAATTCGTCAAATTATTAGCCAAAACGTCCAAGGGCTAGTGGGGGGGCTGCCGTCGGAGGACTTTAATGTGCAAATTGCTACAGACCGTGACAATCTTGCAGGGTTGCTGGCCTCCGCCATGATGACGGGGTATTTTCTGCGCCAAATGGAACAGCGCATGGAACTGGAAATGAGCCTAGACGATTTGGTTTGA